From the Telopea speciosissima isolate NSW1024214 ecotype Mountain lineage chromosome 9, Tspe_v1, whole genome shotgun sequence genome, the window ATCTGAATCCAATAATTGAAAATTATCCCTCATTCTAACCCACCTTGAAGGTTAACAAGATCAAAGAACTCATCACACCCAACTGTACCAACCAATGAGGAGCAGGTGAAGTATTCTTCCCCAGTAGAATCATCATTTCCAACCAAGGCGGAACCGATTCCGATTCTTGAATCCCCAAACTCAACTGTACCAACCAATGAGGAGCAGGTGAAATATTCATCCCCAACCTTGTCTCTTAACCAAGTTTCATGCAGTTGCAAGAAGTACGCCAAATCCTGCAACACTTCCCACATTGTGGGTCGGTTCTTACCCTCATCGGCAACACATTTCTCTGCGATTTCCCCAAAATTCTTCAATGATTCTGGATAGTAATTCCCTTCAAGCCGTGGATCCACAATGGTTTCAAGTGATCCCTGTTGTCTTTGCCACTGGAGTGCCCATTCTACAAGGTTGACCTGCTCTATTAGCAATTTTTTATCCATGGCAGGTCGAGCACAAACAACCTCAAACAGTACTACACCAAAAGAGTAAACATCAGACTTTCCAGTCAATTGCTGCCTTCGGAAGTATTCTGGATCAATATATCCAGGGGTTCCCTTTGCAACAGTACTAACATGGGTATGACCTAATGCAGGACCTGGTTTTGATAATCCAAAATCAGATATCTTTGCTACAAACTTCTCATCCAATAGTATGTTGGCTGTCTTAATATCCCTATGGATTATACCCCTCTCTGACCCTGTATGGAGGTAATGAAGCCCTCGTGCAATACCTATGCAAATCTCTAGTCTCTGCTTCCATGTCAATGGTGGGAGATCATTCCCAAAGAGATGCTTTGTGAGATCTCCATTTGCCATATACTCATAAACCAAAGTCATCTCATCCTTGCAGAACCCAATCATGGAAACCACATTCCTATGCCTCAGCATTGATAGCATCTCAATCTCTCTGTCAAATTCTATCAGACCTTGTTTAGGTTGCAGAATGGTATGCTTGAATGCTGCAAGAGTGCCGTCATTTAGTACACCCTTGTAAACTCTACCAAACCCACCCACTCCGATCACCAATGATTCATCAAAATTCTTTGTTGCAGCTCGGATCTCTGCTATTTTGAACTTCTTACCAAGTCTATCAGTAGCTATAGAACCGTTTTGATTCAGATATCTTCCGGTGATTTTAGATAATGCAGCTTTGATCTTTGCTTTTGTTCTGAACCGCTTACCAACTCTAAGAGTAGCTGTGGAGACATTTCGATATCCGCCGGTGGATTTAGATACCCTAGCAATAGGGGTTTTGTTTCCATTGGTTCCATGAAGTAATGAGCGCCAACCAGAGTTATTGTCTTTCATAGATGTGTTATTTTTCTGTATGCGTAGAGATGCAAGAGTGGAGATAGAAACTTTACCAGCCTTCAATTTTCGCAATGTACTTTTCCACTCTTCTTTGCTGCTTATGTCCGACAGGTGAGACCCCAACACCTCTAGAATTGAAGGCAACCCTCCCGAATAGCGTACTATATCATGTGAAAGTTGAATATAATCTTTAGGAGGTTCATCCAGTGAAAAGGCATGCAAACTAGATAGTTGAAGAGATTCCTCCTCGTCCAGCTCTTGAGGCCAATAGATTTTATCTTTATCAACTTTAGCCACATTCAAGATATGTTCAGAAGTGGTTGTTATTATGACCCTACTTCCTTGACCAAACCAATTAAGTTCACCGGCCAAAGCATCTACCTGTTCTATAATGTCCACATTATCAAGAACAATAAGAACTTTTTCTTTGCAAAGTCGGTGTTCTATCAATTTTTTCCCTTGACGATAATGACCTATATCAACTTctgttttgaaaatatctttAAGAAGTCGCTTTTGCAAAGAAGCAAGACCCATGCATTGCATTGCTTGTTTACCAACATCTGAAATAAAACTATGCCTACTGAATGTTGAAAGGATGCGATTATAAACAGCCTCAGCAATCGTTGTCTTCCCAATGCCACTGAAACCACATATTCCTATGAATTGAACATCATTGGAACCAATACTTAATCGAGTTAATAGATTTTGTACACGAGAATCTATACCGATAGGGTGTTTGCATTCAGCCAAGTGCATGCTACTGACCAGTTCATCCAGGACCCTTTTGACAACCAATTCAATTATCTCTGCTTGATCCCTACAatcatttcatataaaaaagaaaatcgcAACAACTAATGAGCTGAAAATatctagtaaaaaaaaataacatataaaTTTAAGTCTTTATGAAATGGAAAGCAATCAGAAATAAACAATAGTGAGAATTTAGTATGagttaaaattgaaaatatgcaTCCTTATATACAAAGTACGTAGGGGTGTGGCAGCTTAAATGCAAGTATCCTTTGGGTGATAACCGACCATCAAGATAATAACCTAATTAATTTACTACTTTATTCCAATACTCAGCAAATTTGAGCCATTAAATATCCTACATCATAAGAGGAAGATTGAATCTCTATGATCAACCTAGcgactaggggtgcaagtttggccttgtcggcccGAACCTGCCCTGGCCTTCTCTGAGCCTGAATGGGGCCTGAGATGAGATACTTGGCCTTGAggacgggtcagggttggaaattcCTGGCCCTaggtcaaggtcgggtcgggccagggttgatGCCCCAGGTTGAGCCCGGCCCGACCTAGCCTAACCctatttaaaattagggaaaatgttctctgtccgggagtgtggcctacgcctgcactcccatgagtctatctctctcctccccatgtgaaaagacacctctgccctcttattttaaggaggagagagatagacacatgggaatgctggtGTAGGCCGGCGCCACACCCCCGTACAGAAAAATACTTCCCTTAaaattatactataaaatatattttgatatatctatatatattatacactttaaatgtcacacatattttgttatataatattattatatatgaagataataagcaataatatattttattatagtattattttatgtaaaattgataattttctcctcgACCCTGCCCAACTTAGTCCAGTCCATacatctctcccttctctcactccatgatcagggtcaatcagggtcagcacggcccaaccctgagggtgggtcaaggttggatttttcagaccctgagtcaggatcgggtcgggcctaggcccagctaagCGGACTcaggctggggttttaaaaaacccgatcgaacccgaccctgttgtagCCCTATTAGCGAACTTTGACTTCAAGCAAGGTTGAAAATAATTGATGATGTGTTaaaatgggtttaaaatgttCTACTTCTTGAAAAACCTTGAACCAATTGAGATACAAGGGTAATGGTCTATTACATGGTAAACATAGATGTTGCACCAAATTATGAAAATAGTCAATCAATAAAATACCCCTATGGATAAATATCAGACCAACCGTTGTACCAAATTTTCCAACCGATGTAGCAACTTTTCCATGTCTGCTAAATAAGTAGGATATTTACTCCTTGCGATTATTTGTTCTTAGACTCTATGAACTTGTATTCTTATATCCCATTCATCAAGCTTAGAAAAACTCATTACATACAATAATGGATAGAAATGAATGGGAAGATTCTTATCTAGACAAATAAATATTACCCTCATGTTTAAATAGAGTTTTGTGTCTATAAACAAATTTTAATGATAATATTTGATTTTGATATGGTATGTAAtttaattgaattgaattgaatttttttatattatgaaattaaaaatcaaactATAAattgggagggggagggggcgggggaggaggaggagggggagtaAAGGATGAAATGGAATGGactaatgaaataaataatcTATTAGGTTTAAGATATTAgaatttcataaaataaaaaaaaaatttacgataatgagacaagaatattatGGGATTAAAACTTACTTATTTTTGTCAATAACGTCTCCTTTCAAACTTCGTATTTCTTTCAAAGCTTTCCTCCAACTCTCAACAGTATGGGGCTGAAAATTCTTCTCGTGCTCCCGAAATGCTTCTTCAAAACTTCCGATCTGATTCCGAACATCCAACGGATCAACATCAAAGAATATGGGTAAGACCCGTTGACGCTTGGATATGTGGCATTGATAAATCTGAACAAGTTCCAACAGGCACCATTTGCTGTGTGCATAACCTTTAGAGAAGACGGGAATCGAGATTTTGGATCCCTTAATTGCTCCAAGGCAAGTTGGGCCAATGGCTTCTCCACTCCACAATTTTTTACTATCAATGAACACATCAATTCCTTTGTCTTTCAGAACTAAGTTAAGAAAGCCAGTGAAGTTATTGCGAGTATCTTCACCCCTGAAGTTTAGGAATACTTCGTAATTATAATATTCATTTGTCAACGCAGCGGAGGTGGAGGCGGAGGCGGAGACGGAGGAAGCCCCATCTAGTGCCGCCGTGAATTTGCAGTTGCAGAGAAAATAAGATGTTCAAAGAGAGTTTTTCTCTCAAGGAAGTCTCTTGATTCACAAATCGGTTTTTAATAGGAAATTTTGAATTGACCAACTGCCTTCCACGAAATCATAGTTTACctctttaacaaaaaaaaaaaaaaaaaaaaaaaatcatagttTACCTAAACGTGTAGAAGACAGCCTACTGAGGTCATCTAAGCTTAGATGGAAGAATCAGTACTCCACTATGGAAAGGAGGCCTGCTGGACCCTTAGAGGTATGCAGTATGCATTTAGAAGTTACGGTTTGGATCCGACTCTTCTACTTCCGCATGTGCGGCGCACCCCCACACATAAGCACAGTGCAAAGTATGGCCTTACCCTGTTCGGACAAGGACAAGGCGTTCGGACAAGAATAAGGCAATCCATACATTCCACCTTGTTTGTGCGTATTGGGCGCACATGGCAATAGGTGCAGGCGGAGGAAGTATACATACTGTTGTTTGGGGTTTAGCTTACATATTGAGTCATAGTAAGGTAGTGTGAGACATGGCTGGGTTTGACCACAACGCCAAACGTTTACTGTTATTTGTTTGGCACCTACTGAGAGAAGTTATGCATCTCAATGGCCCGGAGCTGCCGGACCCTAGATAATACTCGATCGATCATGTGAAGAAGCTAATAGTGCCACCTTCTGCATTGGTGAAATCTACAGCTTTTAGATTGCATCGTAGTATGGTAATAACAAAAATCCTTTTTCCCATAGCACCGTTTCTTTAAAGGGtttggatcctctgcggccTGGGATTAGGCccaatttggtatgatttctatttcaattttggattgatttcttgaaatagtcaacaaataaatttttggtcaagaaattgaaattgttttggttgtatcaatatgaaatatttcaagaataaaaaaaatctatttgatagttcaaattctgaaaatagatcctctatatttctttgagaaggatggtggtggtggcaacgggatagtggcggtggtggtggtgacgatGGTGGCAAGGTAGTGGTGACGTggaagtagtggtggtggtgaaggggtagcggtagtggtggtggcaatggcaatagtggtggcggtggaggtggtggtggtggtggcatggaAGTGGTGGAGGTAGCGGTGGCAAtggcagtggtggcggtggtggtgatagcagggtagtggtggtggtaacggggtagtagtggtggtggtgagaccattaggagaagaagggtggtgttttatttttaacatgaaattactattttccccttgaaattaaccatgtgcttaTTCAAGAGCAAGAGTGTTAAATGcctaaatcaaatgaaatagaaactcTGAAATAGCTCCttagctatttcagaatttctatttcactgaaataaggtgcaaaaatcaaatcaaacaatttcagaaatagaaatcacctcctgaaattgaaatagaaatcatatcgAATCAGGCCTTAATGTGTGGTAAACGTGTTGCGTGCAATACTCAAGTTATCGCCTCAGCACAGATGcacatccaatggttgggcatCGAGTTCCTCAAAAAtgtaaaattcaaatttgaaaggaGCTCGatgcccaaccattggatggacaCATGTGCTGAGGTGGTGATCTAGGAGTTGCACGCAACACAATGACCGCATGATCCCAAGCCAcagaggagggaagagagagacaaaCACAGTGAGGTACTAGCGTATGCTATGTAGACAAACAACTTTTTTTCTACCTAATTAAATTAGGGGATTAGGGGATAGGATTCATTACATTACTAGAGTGCAGTTTGAGCCAAATAAAGAAACccctttggaatctgacaatAGGAGGAGGGGCATCTATGACATATCATACTCACATGAatgaacagtgatatgtgaAGGAGTGCAATTTCTTTTTTGAGCTATCATGGTGCacaactttttcccttaaattagGTTACAAACATTTTGTAACCTACCTAGTTACATTTAGAGAAATCTATGGGGATGTAAAAGCCTCCATGAACTACATTGGACATTATCATAAGATTCTTAAGAGTTTTCTTTCTCAATTGCATACTATGTACATTGTAAGAAATTTCAAAAGTTctcatgggaaaaaaaaaattcagaatatTAAACATCTAAATCCAGTGATCGATTGAAAAATGTCTCTTGTTCTCACGGTGAGAATCTCAGTATTCTCACTCGGCTATGAGTTTTTACCAGCACCAAGGTTTTAAAGAACGGAATCGGGGATCGAATCGATCAGTGCCGATTGACCGATTCTAATCCAAACCGGCTTGAAACATTAGAAAATGGAGTGGAATCGGCAGGATATGATTGATCACAGACGATTCTGATCCCATTTGGCTGATTAACCGTCCAATTCCTGATTCTTGAAACCGTGAACAGCTCAAGAACTCATCCGAGCTGACACGTTGAACTAGGATTGCCAATATATAAAAGCAGCAGAGATGTAGATGGGGCTGCCACGTTTACAACATGGGAGAAAATCCAGGGTCGCTCTTGCACTCTTTTGAAGGGTTGAAGGGGAAAGTTGAGGAACACATCGTAACAAGAAAATCCAGTTGTGAAAGAAACAGAGCCGGAGGAAGTCCAATCTAGTGCGGCCATAAGTTGCAGTTGCAGAGAGGATTCTTATAAGATGCTTGAAgtgctcttctctctcaaggAACTCTCTTGGTTTACAAAATGGGTTTTTGGTAGGAACTATTGGACAGACTCAACTGCCTTGCATAAGGCAATCATATTTTATGTAAACAATTAGAAGGGGACACCGTGTTGATGACATATATACATTGTTGACCTCACAAAGATTAATAAACTTGCCCTGTGACAAGTCACATGGTATTGAAATTTATTGAAAAGTTAGAAGAGGTCTTGAGTCTTGACCCATTCCACCATGGACATTTTCAAGTAGATTTATATTTATGAGGAGGGTTTTCGTGCATGGTGCACGATCATAAACATAGCTGTTGGATTGGTATAAAGGAGGTGCAGTGTCAAGATGTGGAATGATATTTAAAGTATTAGAAGGTAGACAGAGTATGGGAGAGTCAAAAACATATGGAGAAAAGTTTTCTATGGGTGTGGGTGAGTGTACCGCCCATGCCAGATAAGagggggcgaaatgatcaccccacccctaTGAAAGGTAGAATTCTATCCAAGATGGTCCCATGTGTGCATCAGCCACGCTGCTtttcaagggttttttttctttcttataaaatataagggagaatgttctctgtgccgaggTTGCAGGCTgcatccagacacatgggggtgggagcaatgaccaccctgtcccccTGAGTGACAGGcctatgtgtctgggcgcagcgctacagctaggggtgcaagtttggccctgtcggcccgaatcctccctggcccgccctgagcccgaacagtgCCTAGGCTaaagatttctggccctgagggcgggttagggtcagaaattcctggccctgagtcagggtcgggtcgggtcagggttgagacctcgggtaagcccgaccctgattttggccctaaTCTTGACCTTGATTTTGGCCCTAATCGAGACCCTGATTTTGATCCTGAAAGAAACTGTTTAAAAAGTTTGCAGGACACCCATGTACACTTGTCAAATTACAGGCAGCATGCGCCACAGCTTGACTCCCGTTTcaagatgattttttttctccatctaTATGTGCACTTGAAATTTTAAGCATATGATTTGCTTGTATGCTAAGAAGTAAGAACCATTTGACATGATAACTAATAAAACAGATATACACACCGATAAATACAGAAACCATAACTCACTAAACATGCATTATAGTAAAATATAAGCTGTTGAATGGAATCACTTTCCTACAAAcaactaattaaataaattatgtTATAGTAGCTATAGTAAGCAGGTTAGTTTATAAGAGATATTGCTCTCCTGACAAAGGTATTAGAGAGATTAAACACAATAACACATAAACCAGCAGCATTCATGCAACATTGTTCAAAACCATGCATGAAACTCTCAAGAATTCCAACCAACATTCATCTATACCACTTAGTTCTCTTCTTCACAAATATTAGTTTCTCTGCTCATCTCTTTTGGATGGACTATAAAAATACATAAAGCAACAGAGACTCTTACATGGTTTTTTACCCATTAGTCAATTACCCTCCAAATCAGCTTGCATTGGATGAGATTGGAGAAATCAGCATTTCTAACCAAGAGCTTTAACATCCTATCCTGTTCCTGATGACATTGAGTTTCTGAAATCAACTGACAAACAGCATCAGATgcagcaccagcaccaccacaTTAGTTGCAGAGCTAGCAACAGTAGAAGCAGAATCACGACCTCCCAACTCCCAAGCCGCATCTTTTGGGAACGAAAtggaaaccaaaagaaaatgaaaaattgaaagTTCTATTGATTAATCAGAAGaactagaaaatagaaattaacccaaaaaatcTAAAACCAAACACGAATGGAACTACTGAAATCCAGCAAAAACACAGAAGCAATGATTAAATTCTAGTAATGAGAGGGACGAGAGGTGGAGGGCCAAGACAGAACATGATCAAGAGATATCTGGCAATTCAAAGGGTTTGGACTTTGAACATTGTAAACATTCATAGACATGCCGGGGTTCTTCGTCGTGCAAGCATCAATTGCAGAACCAGAGccaacaccaccaccagcagTAACAACAACGAGACCAGTAGGCTTCTCATTCTTTGtctcatcatcctcttcagTCTTCAaccaatcagggccaaccctgcccaattagggccaatcagggcgggcttgggttgggcttggccctatcagggtcagggttagggtcagggtttTAAGACCCTGAGTCAAGATCAGGGCGGGTTTGGACCTAGATAAGGGGACACAGGATTAGGCTGGGGTTTcaaaaagcccgacccaacctgaTCCTGTTGCAAACCTAGctacagcacagagaacatgagcccaaatataaaatataaaatataaaagtcAATGACCTGAGCATCATCCAAGTTAATCATAATAGGTTTTTTCTAAAAGGGCGTAGACAATTATTTAAGGGTTTTTCTTGT encodes:
- the LOC122639488 gene encoding receptor-like protein kinase HERK 1 gives rise to the protein MHLAECKHPIGIDSRVQNLLTRLSIGSNDVQFIGICGFSGIGKTTIAEAVYNRILSTFSRHSFISDVGKQAMQCMGLASLQKRLLKDIFKTEVDIGHYRQGKKLIEHRLCKEKVLIVLDNVDIIEQVDALAGELNWFGQGSRVIITTTSEHILNVAKVDKDKIYWPQELDEEESLQLSSLHAFSLDEPPKDYIQLSHDIVRYSGGLPSILEVLGSHLSDISSKEEWKSTLRKLKAGKVSISTLASLRIQKNNTSMKDNNSGWRSLLHGTNGNKTPIARVSKSTGGYRNVSTATLRVGKRFRTKAKIKAALSKITGRYLNQNGSIATDRLGKKFKIAEIRAATKNFDESLVIGVGGFGRVYKGVLNDGTLAAFKHTILQPKQGLIEFDREIEMLSMLRHRNVVSMIGFCKDEMTLVYEYMANGDLTKHLFGNDLPPLTWKQRLEICIGIARGLHYLHTGSERGIIHRDIKTANILLDEKFVAKISDFGLSKPGPALGHTHVSTVAKGTPGYIDPEYFRRQQLTGKSDVYSFGVVLFEVVCARPAMDKKLLIEQVNLVEWALQWQRQQGSLETIVDPRLEGNYYPESLKNFGEIAEKCVADEGKNRPTMWEVLQDLAYFLQLHETWLRDKVGDEYFTCSSLVGTVEFGDSRIGIGSALVGNDDSTGEEYFTCSSLVGTVGCDEFFDLVNLQGGLE